TGTACGCTGTTTTTTAGTTACAGTCCGTACAATATCTCTTTGTCCGTACAATATCTATctctccttctctctctctctctctctttaattTATTCTATTCCTAGTTATTGAATTAATAATTGGTTAGAAACCACCCTCTCTCGCGCCAACGCTGTCATTTGCTTAATTTAAAAGCAATGATAAAGTACCATAACAAGTTATGTCATCTATGCTGCATTGATAGCAATGACTGGCAATATAGATAGCAGTGACTGGAAATATAGATGGTTTCGTGAAAAGAAATTGTTAAAAGTGGGATGAGCCGATGAGGGAACATGGTTGTAAGAGCTAGAGAGGGAGGGCGAAGGGGGAAAGCTAGGAGGAATGAAACAAACTTGTGTCATTCCAAAACATAAGATGaagtgaaaaaataaatttttcccaAAACGAGAGGTAAAAGAAATAAAGTCAATGCTTATAACCTGCTGCATGGCATTCTACCCGGGCGCTCCACATGGCATTATCtaataaacccaaaaaaaaatttactcttCACATGGCATTCTACCAGGGCGCTCCATATGGTTGGCAAATGCTGTCGGCCTTAtggtaaaacataaaatcatacGGGATTAGATTGTCatgcatattatgtttatatattttggccacttcaaccattttaatttttaaacaagaGTAATTTCGATATTTTCATAGGTTCCGTTACGAATAATCATTTCCGTTagtttgacactttaatccaaattacaATTGGATTATATGtagtttttgaaactataaggggTTATGTGAAAATTAACTGTCGGCCTCATGGCAACAAATTCAACTATAAAACCATTGGCGCGATCTAGTGTGATTCTATTGTTCATTGATAATGGATTTACGTGGATGACATGGATAATGCACTTAAGTCCACCAATGTAATTGGTTATAAATAGTCATCCATTTAaaaatattatgtattttttaGTCATCGAAATCTACTTAGATTTATTTGGATGGATAAATAGACATGGATTCGTCGCATTAGCGTTCGTTTTTAAAATGCTAAAATCAGGAGGAACAAAAAGGTACATACAAGGTGGACTATTATATAAGTTTGGACAAGAATATCATCATCATTTAAAAATGAATCTAAAAATTCTAGGACATTGAATTGAATTAATTCTAACTCTAACTTTCAAATTTCGTAGGTAAATAGTGTTGCTTACACTCCAAGAGTAGTTATCACACTCCACTTTGACATTTATTAAGTGAAAGAAGattgataagtgcatattttgtgcattttaagtattttttattatttagttttggagCGTTTAAGTTATTTTCAAGCTAATAAACTAGatttctagtgaaaatttgcatttttttggtttcattgTGAAACATTGCATTTGTATGGAGTGAattaagaagatatttggataatggttgatgatttgaagtgatataAAGAGAATATGTAGTGCAAAATGTTCCAAAGATAAAATGCAATCAAGTATAAAGGAAGAAAtatttgacagttttgacacattttgatattttggctatatcttgagttaaaaGTATCAAATTGAGATAATTCTTGAatcgttttgaagctaagaaatatttctacatttcttatgaaacatcaaagtccaattcatgAGTTTTCGTGgtcaaaaagttgaaatacagtTGGCCATTTTTGCTACCAAAAGTTAAAATATGAGATTGAGCAGCCAaagatattttgatcatttcttAGTCTACAGGACTCCAAATCAGATGATTCTTGATACACTAAAAACTAACTCAAAGGATTGCAACCttcatgttttgcacaaaaattaGTTCAATCTCCATCATCGAAAAAATATCAGTTGAACTTGGTGTAAAAATTGACTGATCAAAAAAGTTCAAACCGGCAGGGAAGGCAATACGCGGGTACAGTACGCATCCTTAAGAATGTGTATTCTATAAATGTATGTGGAACTTGCACAGCCacttattttgatttttcacaaaattttataGCTCAATTTCAACAAGAATTTCAACTGTAGTTGTAAAGAAAAACGATGAGGGGACATGGTTGTAAGAGAGAGGGAGGGGAAAGGGGGAAAGGAGGAATGAAACAAACTTGTGACGTTCCAAAACATAAGatgaagtaaaaaaataaaagtttcgcaaaaagagaaggaaaagaattaAAGTCAATGCTTATAACCTCCTGACATGGCATTCTACCTGGGCGCCTCACATGGCAGTATGAagtaaacccaaaaaaaaaattgctcttCACGTGGCATTCTATATGGACGCATCACATGGCATTCGACCAGGGCGCTTCACATGGCATTATGAaatatacccaaaaaaaattactcaaaaagtgggaatatatatatatatatatatatatatatatatatatatagggcaaattacactttgcCCCCTGTGGTTCAGTGCTTTTATACATAATCCCTCCTATGCTTTCAAAAGGTATACATAACCCCCTAATAGTTTAGATAAAAATGTTAAAGTTACGAAATTTGCATTTCATAATTGAGtcaactaaaatgtcaaaatacagtTGGCCATTTTTGCTACCAAAagttaaattaaaatttgacaCTAGTTCAAAGAAATGCTAAATCTAGGGAGTTTATTCATGGGAGTAATGGTGCACATTTGTAACTTTAATGACTTGTTCCATGTAATTTTATAGaggaaatgaacttgtaattaattttataaccaTGAGAGTAGGTATGACTTAATTATAGGTATAGTTGATTTACTATGAGAATAAGTTTTACCTGCATAAAGAAATTATACTATAACTAACCAAGATaatagtactcaatgatccaaaaattgtatttgcatgaatagttagggataccatagCCTAAAGAGCTTTCATAGCTATTTTCTTGCACATTCTAGCTCAGTTTTATTTCCTTCAATTTGTTGATCGTTTAAATAATTGAGGAGTTTTAGTCGTGCTGGTAATTGTCCATTTTTTCCTATGGGTTCGGCCCTTAATATCCTATATTCAATCTCGACTTATATACTTGTAAAAAATCACGTATGAGATATTTAGAATTTTATGAATGTAAAATTTAGCTGTAGAATAAGCTAAATTGTTATATGCATGCCGCATTCTCATCAAGTTTTTGCTACAAAGTTAACCTCATGTGGAATATGCATACTTCAAACTCTTAAATAACCTACATATTGGGTTGGGATAAACTCTAATTCCTGTCTAGACTTGATCTTGAGTTATCATCGAGGAACATGGCAACTAGGGGTGAGCAAAAATACCtgttaatccaaaaatttatcATATCCGATCTAATCTGatccgaaaattaggatatccAATATATATTATTTGACCGGATCAAAAGAGAATCGGATACCTGTTTAGATACAAGACGGGATagaatcacataattaaaaacccGAAGGTACCCAACCAGCCttgcatatatattttttattttttatttttatacacatattacaaaataatattttcagagctaaataagtaattccattaaacaaattgcattacaaaaaATGGGAGACTAtagtttgtttttaaaatttatttgtagaggctatgattttatattttttttaaaaaaagtttaattgatgtggaatatgtatgttaaaaaaaaaactactacttatttcaaattttcattgattttgagttcttttaagttttttcctttttttttgtcttctcttcgaatgtttgtttcttagtggaagatttttttgagaaattttttttattaaatcttAAATGAATAtgtaatatacaaaattaaattagtataaatcattttttttaaaaaaattaatgataaGTGGGGCTAGATGGGCACCTGTTGACTCGACCTTGTCTCAACGGGTGCCCAATTATCTGATACTCGTTGATATGTGGGGCAAGTAAGGGTTAGAAAATGGTGCATGAGATGAGTACCCCATCCATACCCACTCGTAATGGCAACATGCAATTTTGACACATCTTATTCACTCATCCAATGGGTTTGCCAACCTATGCTAGAGTTGCCAGCTAATAGTGACAGAgccaagtttttttttcctacgggatcaaaatttttcctaacaaaattatcttaatatgttatgttcaaaataattttcatctatttaaacatatgacatctaaaaatatcaaatattaaatttagttataaagaaaataaaaattaagacaagaaataacCATTGATTAAATATTTTGTCACAAACCGCCCAACTTGCATATTATGAGGAGATGCTCCAATTTGTCATATATgtaatacacacacacacacacatacacacatatatatatatgtatgtatgtatatgtgtgtgtgtgtgtgtattttcAATtagaaaagataaaagttatatTAACGTACCTTAAAATTTTAACATCTTCTTCTTAAAAGTAAAATGAGTGTTATGTTCTTTCATAGAATTAAATTTATCTATAATTGAATCAATGCTAAATTTTTCAATAACTTTCTTTTCTATGCACACAGTTAAGTAATcgttcaagaaattatctttcattttgttttggACCTTTGTCTTGACTATTTTCATAATTAAAAATATCCATTCTGTAATTGTAGTTAATACAGGATGAGTGAAAACAAGTTTAATCAATTAGGCTaaattgtatatttgtatatgagccaataaagtaataattatttttagcCCACTGATAATTATGAATTGGGTCTTTTTATTATAGTATGTCAaattgggtcaatttactatggataatcaaattatatgtttaattttttgaatgttaaatAATTAGCACAATAAAACATAAATTTGGAGGCCAATTTTGCTCTACACgtatatttttatattatgAATTAAGGTTTTCAAAACTTGGGGGGCCGTGGCCACCCTCAGCTACCCCCCAaccccaccccaccccaccccacccAAAAACCGCCCTCGCCAGCTCCATCATTGCAGCGAAACCAAGAAAGTTGACCCGCCTTGCTACTATAAAAACCCTCAACTTCTACCAAAACATTGCACAGCAAAAGcccttctttcttgactaaacCAACAATACTTTTGAGAATATGGGTTCCAAGGCCTCCACAACCACCCTAGCTCTCTTTCTTGCCTTTAACCTTATCTTTTTCACTCAGGTCAGTGCCACGCCCCTGCCTACTTGCACAGCTGTCCTGGACTTGAGTGTGTGCCTTTCTTTGTTGGGGATCCCCATCATAGATATAGGTAGTCAATGCTGCAGTTGCTTTAATAACCTTGTTGACCTCGACGCAGCTGCTTGCCTTTGCGCCTACTTGAAAACTCGGAGCCTCCTCACCCTGGATCTCACAGCTGCCGTTACAGCGATTGTGAATGGCTGTGGCAAGCACTATCCATCAGGGTACCAATGTCTCTGAACAGATTTGCTTGCTTACTGCTGTTGGAAtgtgcttttcttttgtttctcaaTCATGAATTTACTTCTAAAGAACTCCTCGCCCTAAACAGTGGTTAGGAGTTACTTTGTCGTGGTGATCTCTCACATTTCATGTTTGTAATTTCCAATAAAGTTTTCATGTGCGAGTGAGCAGTCAGCTCTAAGCTTGTATCTTTCCCTGTGGTGATCAATGAAAAGttaataagtttttttttttatgttatattCATAACGCCATTTTCTGACTCTGTAAGGGAGCATTACGTATTTATAAGCATAAAATTGAGGATTAATGCACGGATATTTCTGTTGTTAGCCGGGAGGCAAGATTATGCTTACTTGCGGTTAAAACAATCCGTGGTTAATTAGCAGCATGCGTTGGAAACATGCCTACAAAAATGGATATCTAATATCTGATTTTCTTGATCGACTAATTAGTACGTTTACGCTTGGTAAATGTCACCTGCAACTTTCCAACCAGGCTTCGCAGCACTCTCCCGTGTACCAACCAGGCTTCGCAGCACTTCCCTATCCTCTTGGACAGACTGTGAAATAGCAACGTCCTAGAAAAATCTGTCCTTTGCCTTTTGTGCTGTTGTGGCTGAGAAAGTGAGAAAACATCAAAACTATGGTGTGATTAAGTTACTCGGATGTTATTTTGGTTTCGGGATAAATTCCTTTTGCCTACAAGCGGCAAAATGGACAAATGATTGATAGACGGATCTTGTTAGATGAATAGCCGACCAGTTTAATCCAATCCAATTATaagcatttaataaatggatgcAAAGAGGTATAAGATTTAGATGGATAGTGCAAAACTATaatccattcatttgactaTCTATTAGTCCTAGGACTAACGAGATTCCTGTACACTCTACTATACTCTTTTTTAATTCATACTGTACGCTGTTTTTTAGTTACAGTCCGTACAATATCTCTTTGTCCGTACAATATCTATctctccttctctctctctctctctctttaattTATTCTATTCCTAGTTATTAAATTAATAATTGGTTAGAAACCACCCTCTCTCGCGCCAACGCTGTCATTTGCTTAATTTAAAAGCAATGATAAAGTACCATAACAAGTTATGTCATCTATGCTGCATTGATAGCAATGACTGGCAATATAGATAGCAGTGACTGGAAATATAGATGGTTTCGTGAAAAGAAATTGTTAAAAGTGGGATGAGCCGATGAGGGAACATGGTTGTAAGAGCTAGAGAGGGAGGGCGAAGGGGGAAAGCTAGGAGGAATGAAACAAACTTGTGTCATTCCAAAACATAAGATGaagtgaaaaaataaatttttcccaAAACGAGAGGTAAAAGAAATAAAGTCAATGCTTATAACCTGCTGCATGGCATTCTACCCGGGCGCTCCACATGGCATTATCtaataaacccaaaaaaaaatttactcttCACATGGCATTCTACCAGGGCGTTTCACATGGCATTATgaaataaacccaaaaaaaattgcttaaaaagagggaatatatatatatatatatatatatgtgtgtgtgtgtgtgtgtgtgtgtgtgtgtgtagacACTTTATCCCTTGCGATTTGATACttttatacataaccccctatggtttcaaaagataTATATAACCCTTAATAGTTTAAATTAAAGTGTTAAAGTGATAGAATTTGTATTTCATAATGGAGTcaactaaaatgcaaaaaatatcccaatgtaaagttaaaaattatttgttaatCACAAGGGacttatgtatatattttgaaaactataaAGGGGTTATATGATAAAGTACTAAATCATATagagttatatggtaaaacataaaatcatacGGGATTAGGTTGTCatgcatattatgtttatatattttggccacttcaaccattttaatttttaaacaagagtaatttcgacattttcataggttccgttacgaatgatcatttccGTTAGTTTGACACTTTAtttccatttaaaaaaaaaacacgcgCGCAcacaaatacacacacacacaagcgAATCTTTAGTTTATTTATGATGTAAATTTCGTTGAGACAGGGaccgaaaatgaaaatgattggCGAATGCTGTCGGCCTTATGGCAAGAAATTCAACTATAAAACCATTGGCATGATCTAGTGTGATTCTATTGTTCATTGATAATGGATTTACGTGGAAGACATGGATAATGCACTTAAGTCCACCAATGTAAGTGGTTATAAATAGTCATCCATTTAaaaatattatgtattttttaGTCATCGAAATCTACTTAGGTTTATTTGGATGGATAAATAGACATGGATTCGTCGCATTAGAGTTCATTTTTAAAATGCTAAAATCAGGGGGGGGGGACAAAAAGGTATGTACAAGGTGGACTATTATATGAGTTTGGATTAGAATATCATCATCATTcaaaaatgaatctaaaaaTTCTAGGACATTGAATTGAATTAATTCAAActctaattttcaaatttcgtagGTAACTAGTGTTGTTTACACTCCAAGTGTAGCTATGACACTCCACTTTGACATTTTATTAAGTGAAAGAAGATTGATATGTGCGTATTTTGTACATTTTaagtatttttttattatttgttttggAGCGTTTAAGTTATTTTCAAGCTAATTAACTAGatttctagtgaaaatttgtAGTTTTTGGTTTTAGTGTGAAACATTGTATTTGTATGGATTTAAGTGGTGAAAACtttatgtttttgtaggttttaataattcaatcatcaaatggagtaaattaagaagatatttggatgactGTTGATGATTGAAGTGATATAAAGAAAATATGAATTGCAAAATGTTgaaaagatgaaatgcaatcaagtatAAAAAAGGAAATATTCTATAGCTTGGACACCTTTTGGTATTTCGACTATATCTTGAGCTATGAGTATcgaattgaggtgattcttgaaccattttgaacCTATGAAATAgttctacatttcttatgaaacaTCAAGATCCAATTCATGAGTTTACAtggtcaaaaagtcgaaatagaATTGGCCATATTTGCTACCAAAAGTTAAAATAGGAGATTGGGCAGTCAAgaatattttggtcatttctcagtCTATGGAGTTCCAAATCAGataattcttgatgcattgaaaactaattcaaagggcagcaactttcatattttgcaCAAGTGTTAATTCAACCTCCATCATCGAGAAAATATCAATTGAACTTGGTGCAAaaaaaacttgataagaaaagtACAAACCTGCAGGGGAGGTAATACGCGGGTACAGTACGCAACCTTAAGAATGTGTATTCTATAAACGTATGTGTAACTTGCACATCAACttattttgatatttcacaaaactttatggctcaatttcaacaaaaatttcaACTATAGTTGTAAAGAAATGCGATGAGGGGACGAGGTTGTAAGAgagagggagggggaaggggggaAGGAGGAATGAAACAAACTTGTGacgattttttctcaaaa
The Coffea arabica cultivar ET-39 chromosome 6c, Coffea Arabica ET-39 HiFi, whole genome shotgun sequence genome window above contains:
- the LOC140008856 gene encoding putative lipid-binding protein AIR1B yields the protein MGSKASTTTLALFLAFNLIFFTQVSATPLPTCTAVLDLSVCLSLLGIPIIDIGSQCCSCFNNLVDLDAAACLCAYLKTRSLLTLDLTAAVTAIVNGCGKHYPSGYQCL